A single window of Chloroflexota bacterium DNA harbors:
- a CDS encoding sulfite exporter TauE/SafE family protein yields MYNILLYLLIGLVAGTISGLIGIGGGVIIVPALVYLLGFSQHQAQGTTLALLVPPIGILAAWTYYRQGYVDLKVAIFVCLGFFVGGLLGAKAAVCMSSAALQKVFGVAMLLIALRMIFA; encoded by the coding sequence ATGTACAACATTTTGCTCTATTTGCTCATAGGGCTGGTGGCCGGAACGATAAGCGGGTTGATCGGGATTGGCGGCGGTGTAATCATTGTACCAGCCTTGGTCTATCTGCTTGGATTTTCTCAGCACCAGGCACAGGGAACAACTCTGGCCTTGCTAGTTCCGCCCATTGGCATCCTCGCCGCTTGGACATACTACCGGCAGGGCTACGTGGACTTGAAAGTGGCTATTTTTGTCTGTCTGGGTTTCTTTGTCGGAGGGCTGCTGGGGGCTAAAGCAGCAGTGTGCATGTCCAGTGCAGCGTTGCAGAAGGTATTTGGAGTAGCCATGCTGCTCATTGCCTTGCGC